The genomic region tatatatacatgtatatacatatatatatatacatgtatatatacatacatgtatatatacatgtatatatatatatgtatatacatgtatatatatatatatgtatatatatatacatgtatatatacatgtatgtatatatacatgtatatatacatgtatatatatatatgtatgtatatatatatatatatatatatatatatatatcttctttcACCTATCCCTTTATCTAGTTATCTTTatctctctaccactatatctctccctatctctatatatcacttcctatctctactTTTATgtttctctctctcaccctctatttatttttctcttccatctctatctattcccatcccctctctctatctctccatatctctcttctcctctccatcttcctctccccattctccatATCTATATCCAactctatctatatatctatcttcttctctttctctatatccctctttacccatctctctctctctcttataacATGAGCCTGTTGGTAatgaaacttgattatcttctcaatttagaggttttgttttgaTTATGATTGGATAGTTGTAAATGGATGCATAGTTattttgaagctatcacttcttcattaagacctttgttgcacaaacaacatcatgacCTACTAATTGACTTCATGTACTactcaaatttatgcaaaaaagtAGCCCAATTTTTTCTCTAATGGACCTTCCACATTGACGTAGTAGCTCTGGCTAAACCCCAAACACATACTCCACATGAAggcaataatgataggaagttcaggGAAAACAAAACAACACCTAAAGACATCATGTCAGAACCATGATAGGAACAtaacaaaatagagaataatagAGTTCGTTAACAGAAAACTATTTAACTATTCTCTCAGCATATAGGAACATGAATAATCAACGAGACACCACATGAATGCCCAAAATCTCAACTTTATTATTACTCAACAAATGGTGGTGATTACATACAAAGTTAGATGATTACATATAACAATCAGACCATACCCCAATTCGGGTTTCTCTAGTTTTGCGTCGATTATACACTTCAGCTTTTGTGGTTCAGCCTATAGGCTGAACCCCCTTCTAACACACACACTTACTAAACTACTCTCTCCTTTTTAAGCCTTCGTTTGCCTAGTCAAAATACTCAATTCAATCTCTCCTGACTGTTCGGCTACCAACCATTACTAAATATTCTCACTGCTCATTATTCATTTCGGCTTCCTTTTGCCCAAAGGTAACTAATATGTCCTTTCCAATTTCCTGCTAATGTGTCGACAGGATTTGTGTCTCCTGAGCTAAGGCTGCCAATAAGACCCAACCAGTCAATTAGAAAGATCTAGcgtgatgctcctgcatcacacacCTCTTAGGTATACGTATTGCACatcaagatgcaattgctagttattattaaatattaatacttgCATATTGCACATCAAGATACAATTGCtagttattattaattattaatacttTAATGACATCCTTTAATTTGATGTTTTTTGTGacacataaatacatgaaaaacattttttttatataaattaatattttaagcaTATCTCTCACGATTTAAAATAAAAGATAAGAATGATACTAGTGACTTGTGAGAGAACACAGTgtcttttaatttattttcaaaattaatatattatttagttATAAATTTGGTGTTTTATTTAAAATTAAGCTAGACAATAAGGAACTGTAATGATAAAGTACTGGCTCACAGTTGAGAAAGCAATTCAATCACATATTTAATCTCCTGGAACAAAGATTTTCATTCAAAATAAAAACACCACATCGCAAGTTATCAGATGCTGGtctaaacaaaaagaaaaatttcaaatcaaattcatgaCAATATGTTGACCGTAAATTGCAGGAGGAGGGAGCACCCAAATGGCAGCAGACAATTGAAATGAATGAGAATGAAAAGCCGGCTCTCCCTCCGCGCCTCATTGCACTCAAATTTTTTTCTCGTAAGGTATATCACTTCCACCACTGTGACATGGAAAACTTACCCCAGAATCCCCAAACCGAAAATAATCAGCTTTTCaggagaaatagaagaagaagaagcaaagccAAGGGTGGAGCTGCACAAGAGCCGTGGGCAACACATCCTTACCAATATCAGCGTTGTGAAATTCATAGTACGTAAAGCAGGTGTGAAGAAGACAGACATCGTTTTGGAAATTGGGTCAGGCACTGGAAACCTAACCCTTGAGCTTCTTCAGGCGGCCCGAAAAGTAATCGCTCTGGAGATTGATCCTCGGATGATCGAAACCCTGAACAAGCGCATTCATGGCACCGAGATGGCCCAAAGATTACAGGTCACTTCACTTTTACTtttccctaaaccctaaactcCAAACCTTTGATGAATGCTTTCAGAGGCTtagttttatttaaaattaaaaattttagaATTGTATATCATGTTGTTGCTGTTATGAAAACGGCTgaattagattttcaaagtttttggatCTCTTTAAGCTGTAACAGCTTGCGATTTTTCAAAACACATGAATGGTCTTTGATAAAATGTCTTTGAAATTTTATCAGGTTGTGAAACAGGTTTTTAGTTATGGATCTCCTTGCAATTACAATCCAATGTACTTACAAGTAGTTATCCATATAAAGAGTTTCATGCTCTGTCTTTGGCTTAAACTTGCTAGGGCCATTTTGTTAGGACTCAGAAGGGTTAAAAATGGTAAAGAAACTTAatgaaaattaacctctaattgaCCAAAATCATCAAAAAGGAGTCCATGCTGTAAATCCTGTTTTTCTCTTGTGGTTGCTGCAAAATAGGCATTCAGATGTTAAAATGAGGGAGTAATGGGAAGTTCTGCAGCTTTGAGGTTTTTCATTTTTGTTAGTGAGTTGCAAGTTTTCTAGGACTCACTTGGTTTGAAAGTCGGTGAATGTATAACAATGTTTTCACTAAGTTGCCCATGATGTGGTTTATAAATGTTTAATTCATTTCTCTCATACACAATTTTAAGCCTTTCTCTGAACATGACAGGCTGTAGAAGCGATAATCATTAATAGTTGTttccaaattttaattttatttcaggTACTTATTTATTAGCATAATTTTTTCTAATTAACAGATTGTGCAAGGGGACATACTGAAAACAGAGCTGCCTCCCTTTGATATATGCGTGGCAAACATTCCTTACCAGATCTCTTCACCTCTCATTTTCAAGCTTCTGTCGGTAGCACCCAACTTTAGAAATGCTACCCTGATGCTCCAGAAGGAGTTCGCCAGCCGCCTCCTTGCAAAGCCAGGGGA from Cryptomeria japonica chromosome 3, Sugi_1.0, whole genome shotgun sequence harbors:
- the LOC131030657 gene encoding ribosomal RNA small subunit methyltransferase-like; this encodes MRMKSRLSLRASLHSNFFLVRYITSTTVTWKTYPRIPKPKIISFSGEIEEEEAKPRVELHKSRGQHILTNISVVKFIVRKAGVKKTDIVLEIGSGTGNLTLELLQAARKVIALEIDPRMIETLNKRIHGTEMAQRLQIVQGDILKTELPPFDICVANIPYQISSPLIFKLLSVAPNFRNATLMLQKEFASRLLAKPGDAQFNRLAVNVSLLARSELLMHVSKKHFTPCPKVDSSVVRIEPKTCPPPLNLGEWDGLTRLCFVRKNKTLGAIFRQKSTVLHLMKKASLWADKHKTPNDQDSQESPGNHRNTTSAISLLGELCDDISEAEDIDVENDIEGQKLVRFKEKIVNILQASGYEEKRSCKLSENDLLSLLSLFHCEGIRFS